The genomic region GAAACATGGTTAAACTTCCTTTAGTTAAGGTGGAAAGTTATGTAGTAATTCATAGCAACTCATAGTAAATAGTAACTCATGGAATTCTATTACCCAGTCCCCTTAATATTTCTTAATACAGAGTAGCGGTAATAGTATAACTAATTACGTGAATAACACTCCATTGCAACAAGTCTAATATCATTGTAGTATGGGTCGAGGAACGAGACCCATGCGGGCGTTCGGTTTCATATATTGGTATGATTACTCAGATTTTGTTTACAGCAATTTTCATGTAGTTAAACTCCAAAATAAGATAAGCTATAATAAGGGTAATAAACTAAAATAGAGTAGAAGTGCTGTCAAATTATATGCCAAAACCTTATTCAATAGATTTGCGTAATCGCGTGATTGTAGCATGGGTTGCTCGAGAGGGATCTCAACGCCAGTTGGCCGAAAGATTCAAGGTCAGCTTATCATTTGTGAGAAATTTAGTACGTCATTATCGTGAAACTGGGCAAGTTGAGCCAAAGCAATGTGGAGGATATGAAAAGCCTATAATTGCAGGCCAATATTTAAACATGATCAAGTCTTGGCTGGATGAGAAAAATGATTTACTACTTTCAGAATTGTGCGATCGCCTGAGAGAAACGACGGGCACTAGTGTTAGTATCACAACCATGCATCGAGCCTTAGAAAAGTTGGGTCTACGTCATAAAAAAAAGTCTAAATGCCAGTGAACAGGAGACTCCACGTGTTCAAGAATTAAGGCATGATTATCGTCGTTGGGTAGATACAGTTGATATTAGAAATTTAGTGTTTTTAGATGAATCGGGGATAAATTTAGGGATGTCAAGGTTGTTTGCCAGAAGCCAAGATGGACAAAGAGCAATTGGTAGCGTACCAGGAAACAAGGGCAAAAATATTTCTCTGATTGGTGCTTTAAATATGGATGGAATTCTGGCAGCAATGACTGTAGAGGGAAGCACAAATACAGAAGTATTTGTCACTTATGTAAATCAGGTTTTAGTACCTCAATTATGGAAAGGGGCTATTGTTGTTATGGATAATTTAAAGGTTCATTATGCCGAGCGCGTGAGATTGTCAATTGAATCAGTCGGTGCAAAAGTTAAGTTTTTACCCCCCTATTCTCCAGACTTATCTCCGATAGAATTGTGTTGGTCAAAATTAAAGCAATTTCTCCGTAGTCGGGAGGCACGAACATTAGAAGCCCTAAATGAGGCCATGACAAGTGCAGTAAATTATATTACAGCAGAGGATGCGCTTAATTGGTTCAATCATTGTGGTTTATTTACATGAAAACCGCTGTAAATAAAAGCTAACTTAATCAAATTAAATTACATAGGAGTTAACATAAAATAATCATTACAAGTGAAACTGAGGGTCAAAACTAGTAACTTAATAATCGGAAACCCCTACCACATATAGGAAAATCCCTAATTGGCAAAATTATTAAAAATTTTGTAAAAACCTCTTTACAAAACTAAATATTTGTCTTAATATAAGTTCATAAGGTAGAAACACCTACCAGAACATACATAAATCTCTCGTAAAACCGCAATTATAAAACCATGACCACTGCCATTCAACAGCGCCAAAGCGCCAACGTATGGGATCGCTTCTGTGAATTTATCACCAGCACCAACAACCGCCTCTATATTGGCTGGTTCGGGGTGTTAATGATCCCCACCCTTCTCGCAGCTACTACTTGCTTCATCATTGCTTTTATTGCTGCTCCCCCCGTGGACATCGACGGTATCCGCGAACCCGTAGCTGGTTCCCTAATGTACGGTAACAACATCATCTCCGGTGCTGTAGTTCCTTCCTCCAACGCCATTGGCTTGCACTTCTACCCCATTTGGGAAGCTGCATCCTTAGATGAATGGTTATACAACGGTGGTCCTTACCAACTAGTAATTTTCCACTTCTTGATTGGTGTAGCCTGCTACCTAGGTCGTGAATGGGAACTATCCTTCCGGTTAGGCATGCGTCCTTGGATTTGCGTAGCATTCTCCGCTCCTTTGGCAGCAGCTACCGCAGTATTCTTAATCTACCCCATCGGACAAGGTTCATTCTCTGATGGTATGCC from Cylindrospermopsis curvispora GIHE-G1 harbors:
- a CDS encoding IS630 family transposase, which codes for MKKSLNASEQETPRVQELRHDYRRWVDTVDIRNLVFLDESGINLGMSRLFARSQDGQRAIGSVPGNKGKNISLIGALNMDGILAAMTVEGSTNTEVFVTYVNQVLVPQLWKGAIVVMDNLKVHYAERVRLSIESVGAKVKFLPPYSPDLSPIELCWSKLKQFLRSREARTLEALNEAMTSAVNYITAEDALNWFNHCGLFT
- a CDS encoding helix-turn-helix domain-containing protein, with amino-acid sequence MPKPYSIDLRNRVIVAWVAREGSQRQLAERFKVSLSFVRNLVRHYRETGQVEPKQCGGYEKPIIAGQYLNMIKSWLDEKNDLLLSELCDRLRETTGTSVSITTMHRALEKLGLRHKKKSKCQ